In Janthinobacterium rivuli, a single genomic region encodes these proteins:
- a CDS encoding alpha/beta hydrolase — protein MSLDPLIAAWLEQTKDAPPAASLADLRAATETGLRQLHGPLEDVASVKDYVLPGEHALAVRAYVPAGAETGQPLPAIVFAHGGGWCLCSLDLYDNPCRALANATGCVIFSVDYRLAPEHKFPVPLDDFYRALCWVAEHAAALGIDARRLAVGGDSAGGNLAAAAALMARDQAGPALAHQLLLYPALDFAFDTPSYQRHAEGHSLTREAMRFCWSAYLNEPADGTQPYAAPLRASTLKDLPPATVLVCEYDPLHDEGVTYAQRLRDDGVAAECVQLDGMIHAAMHMLGLTPAARGLFEVAGQAMKKALAR, from the coding sequence ATGAGCCTCGATCCGCTGATCGCCGCCTGGCTGGAACAGACAAAAGATGCGCCGCCGGCCGCCTCGCTGGCAGACTTGCGCGCAGCCACGGAAACGGGCTTGCGCCAGTTGCACGGGCCATTGGAAGACGTCGCGTCGGTCAAGGATTACGTGCTGCCCGGCGAGCATGCACTGGCCGTGCGCGCCTATGTGCCGGCCGGCGCGGAGACGGGCCAGCCCTTGCCCGCCATCGTCTTTGCGCATGGGGGCGGATGGTGTCTGTGCTCGCTGGACCTGTACGACAACCCGTGCCGCGCACTGGCCAACGCCACCGGCTGCGTGATCTTTTCCGTCGACTACCGGCTGGCGCCCGAGCACAAGTTCCCCGTGCCGCTCGACGATTTTTACCGGGCGCTGTGCTGGGTCGCCGAACATGCGGCGGCGCTGGGCATCGATGCGCGGCGGCTGGCCGTGGGCGGCGACAGCGCGGGTGGCAACCTGGCGGCAGCCGCCGCCCTGATGGCGCGCGACCAGGCCGGTCCCGCGCTGGCGCACCAGTTGCTGCTGTACCCGGCGCTTGATTTTGCCTTCGACACGCCGTCCTACCAGCGCCATGCGGAAGGCCATTCGCTGACGCGGGAAGCCATGCGTTTTTGCTGGTCGGCGTACCTGAATGAACCGGCCGACGGCACGCAACCCTATGCGGCGCCATTGCGGGCAAGTACGCTGAAGGACTTGCCGCCGGCAACCGTGCTGGTATGCGAGTACGACCCGCTGCATGACGAGGGGGTAACGTACGCACAGCGGCTGCGCGACGATGGCGTGGCGGCAGAGTGCGTGCAGCTTGACGGCATGATCCATGCGGCTATGCACATGCTGGGCTTGACGCCAGCGGCGCGGGGATTGTTCGAGGTGGCGGGCCAGGCGATGAAAAAAGCACTGGCAAGGTAA
- a CDS encoding flagellar basal body protein — MSISALTTGTSGLTANQRALDVAANNIANANTPGFQPQQAQFQEASPAGTGVTLSVEGRKLAASESVSGANANAARAAESRPNGVGLASELTDNLVYKAGFNLSANVVKAADQALGSLIDVKT; from the coding sequence ATGTCCATATCCGCCCTCACCACCGGCACCTCGGGGCTGACCGCCAACCAGCGCGCGCTGGATGTGGCCGCCAACAATATCGCCAATGCGAATACGCCGGGTTTCCAGCCGCAGCAAGCCCAGTTCCAGGAAGCCAGCCCGGCCGGCACGGGCGTCACCCTCTCTGTCGAAGGGCGCAAGCTGGCCGCCAGCGAAAGCGTCAGCGGCGCCAACGCGAATGCGGCCAGGGCGGCCGAAAGCCGGCCGAACGGCGTGGGCCTCGCGTCCGAACTGACGGATAACCTCGTCTACAAGGCCGGCTTTAATTTGTCGGCGAATGTCGTCAAGGCGGCCGACCAGGCCCTGGGCAGCCTGATCGACGTCAAGACTTAA
- a CDS encoding dienelactone hydrolase family protein, which produces MLLSLLCLPLKAQLVPTPLPLDARLNEQVIMLPAGDGLRETLETTVFRPAGPGPFPLLLMNHGKQAGPARLQQRERFIYMATEFVRRGYAVMLPMRAGFARSTGAYRDFGCDMLGNAQGQARDMLAALAYARRQSWVDPQRIVVAGQSYGGMAALALATRVVPGVRGVLNFSGGLRVDMPGCDWQAALAKSFATMGAYNHIPSLWLYGANDSYFGPALARRLFRSFTGSGGQAQLVAYGPFKRDAHLTLGSRDGVAVWLPATERFLQKIGMPVRQVYRVADASSPPATHFAPQDDIAAVPYLEEQGRAAYRDFLEKTAPRAFALSASGAWGWAEEGESPDVRALASCQRRSSVPCQLYSVDESVVWPVAGASASAAGGAQ; this is translated from the coding sequence TTGCTGCTCAGTCTGCTTTGCCTGCCCCTGAAAGCCCAGCTTGTTCCCACGCCGTTGCCGCTTGATGCGCGCCTGAACGAGCAAGTCATCATGCTGCCGGCCGGCGACGGCTTGCGCGAGACGCTGGAAACGACGGTGTTCCGTCCTGCCGGCCCCGGTCCGTTTCCTTTGCTGCTGATGAATCATGGCAAACAGGCCGGCCCGGCCCGGTTGCAGCAGCGCGAGCGCTTTATCTATATGGCCACCGAATTCGTGCGCCGCGGCTATGCGGTGATGCTGCCCATGCGCGCCGGCTTTGCCCGCTCCACGGGCGCCTACCGCGATTTCGGCTGCGACATGCTGGGCAACGCCCAGGGCCAGGCGCGCGACATGCTCGCCGCGCTCGCGTACGCGCGCCGCCAGAGCTGGGTCGACCCGCAGCGCATCGTCGTCGCGGGCCAGTCGTATGGCGGCATGGCGGCGCTGGCGCTGGCCACCCGGGTGGTGCCCGGCGTGCGCGGCGTGCTCAATTTTTCCGGCGGGCTGCGCGTCGACATGCCCGGCTGCGACTGGCAAGCGGCGCTGGCCAAGTCCTTCGCCACGATGGGCGCTTACAACCATATCCCCAGCCTGTGGCTGTATGGCGCCAACGACTCGTATTTCGGGCCGGCCCTGGCGCGGCGCCTGTTTCGCTCGTTTACGGGATCCGGCGGGCAGGCGCAACTGGTCGCCTATGGCCCGTTCAAGCGCGACGCCCACCTGACCCTGGGCAGCCGCGATGGCGTGGCCGTGTGGCTACCCGCCACCGAGCGCTTCCTGCAGAAAATCGGCATGCCGGTGCGCCAGGTCTACCGCGTGGCCGATGCTTCATCGCCGCCGGCCACGCATTTCGCGCCGCAGGACGATATCGCCGCCGTGCCCTACCTGGAAGAGCAGGGCCGCGCCGCTTACCGCGATTTTCTGGAGAAAACCGCGCCGCGCGCCTTTGCCCTGTCGGCCAGCGGCGCCTGGGGCTGGGCCGAGGAGGGCGAAAGCCCCGATGTGCGCGCGCTCGCTTCGTGCCAGCGGCGCAGCAGCGTGCCGTGCCAGCTGTATTCGGTCGATGAAAGCGTCGTTTGGCCCGTTGCCGGCGCCAGCGCGAGCGCCGCCGGCGGTGCGCAATAG
- the trhA gene encoding PAQR family membrane homeostasis protein TrhA, which yields MYHGERFNSISHVVGAALAAIGGVILIVVAARTGDPWKIVSCSVYAAMLLTLYLTSTLYHSVRGKAKAVLQRLDHCAIYLLIAGTYTPFMLVTLRGPWGWSLFGVVWGLALFGIVQEYVYAKGARILSLVIYVAMGWLIVIGIKPLLAALEWNGFLWLVAGGLCYTGGIAFYATDHKLRHGHGIWHLFVLAGSSCHFIAILFYVA from the coding sequence ATGTACCACGGCGAACGCTTCAACAGCATTTCCCATGTGGTGGGCGCCGCGCTGGCGGCCATCGGCGGCGTCATCCTGATCGTCGTGGCGGCCCGCACGGGCGACCCGTGGAAAATCGTCAGCTGCAGCGTGTATGCGGCCATGCTGCTCACGCTGTACCTGACATCCACCCTGTACCACAGCGTGCGCGGCAAGGCCAAGGCCGTGCTGCAGCGGCTCGACCACTGCGCCATCTACCTGCTCATCGCGGGAACCTACACGCCCTTCATGCTGGTGACCCTGCGCGGGCCGTGGGGCTGGTCGCTGTTCGGCGTCGTCTGGGGCCTGGCCCTGTTTGGCATCGTGCAGGAGTATGTGTACGCGAAAGGCGCGCGCATCCTGTCGCTGGTGATATACGTGGCCATGGGCTGGCTGATCGTCATCGGCATCAAGCCGCTCTTGGCGGCGCTCGAGTGGAACGGCTTCCTGTGGCTGGTGGCGGGCGGCCTGTGCTACACGGGCGGCATCGCTTTCTATGCCACCGACCACAAACTGCGCCATGGCCACGGCATCTGGCACCTGTTCGTGCTGGCCGGCAGTAGCTGTCATTTTATCGCCATTTTGTTCTACGTTGCCTGA
- a CDS encoding LysR family transcriptional regulator: MDINSDDLKIFVTVIDSGTLSAAAVHLGQTTSGVSRALSRLEDKLATSLLTRTTRRMELTEEGQLFLDKARAILASMEDVEESIRIRRQKPAGRLSVDAASPFMLHCVVPHVAEFRAMYPDIRLELTSNDQIADLLEHRTDIAIRIGALVDSTLHARPLSASPLHVLATPAYLARHGEPATPEALSGHALLGFAQYELGNNWPLRHEAGNSLQIVPALAASSGETLRQLALHDQGIVCLSDFMTKDDIAAGRLVQVLQPFYTGYRQQIHAVYYRNTQLAQRISCFLEFLQQKL, translated from the coding sequence ATGGATATCAATTCGGACGACCTGAAAATCTTCGTCACCGTCATCGACAGCGGCACCCTGAGCGCGGCCGCCGTGCACCTGGGGCAAACCACCTCGGGCGTCAGCCGGGCCCTGTCGCGCCTGGAAGACAAGCTGGCCACCTCGCTCTTGACGCGTACCACGCGGCGCATGGAGCTGACGGAAGAGGGGCAGCTGTTCCTGGACAAGGCGCGCGCCATTCTCGCGTCGATGGAAGACGTGGAGGAATCGATCCGCATCCGCCGCCAGAAACCGGCCGGACGCCTGTCCGTCGACGCCGCCTCGCCCTTCATGCTCCATTGCGTGGTGCCCCACGTTGCGGAATTTCGCGCCATGTACCCGGACATCCGCCTGGAGCTGACCAGCAACGACCAGATCGCCGACCTGCTCGAGCACCGCACCGACATCGCCATCCGCATCGGCGCCCTGGTCGATTCGACCCTGCATGCGCGCCCGCTCAGTGCCAGTCCGCTGCACGTGCTGGCCACGCCCGCCTACCTGGCGCGCCACGGCGAACCGGCCACGCCGGAAGCGCTGTCCGGCCATGCGCTGCTGGGCTTTGCGCAATATGAACTGGGGAATAACTGGCCGCTGCGCCACGAAGCGGGCAACAGCCTGCAGATCGTGCCCGCGCTGGCCGCCTCCAGCGGCGAAACCCTGCGCCAGCTGGCCCTGCACGACCAGGGCATCGTCTGCCTGTCCGACTTCATGACGAAGGACGACATCGCCGCCGGCCGGCTGGTGCAGGTGCTGCAGCCGTTCTATACGGGCTACCGGCAGCAGATCCACGCCGTCTACTACCGCAATACGCAGCTGGCGCAGCGCATCAGCTGCTTCCTCGAATTCCTGCAACAGAAGCTGTAA
- a CDS encoding TetR/AcrR family transcriptional regulator: MAGRPREFDRALALAKARDAFWMRGYEGVSMADLVAALGIASARIYAAFGSKEQLFREAVELYETGEGAFAVHALAASLNVRDAVARMLEEAVLLYTRSGQPQGCMVVTAATNTSADNAGIADWLAQHRRARTQAVIERLRAAQLAGELKEEADVQALGDYYAALLHGLSVQARDGIPAERLLALIQPALAPLALEMKN, from the coding sequence ATGGCAGGAAGACCGAGGGAATTTGACCGCGCGCTGGCGTTGGCAAAAGCGCGCGATGCGTTCTGGATGCGCGGCTACGAGGGCGTGTCGATGGCCGATCTGGTGGCGGCGCTGGGCATCGCCTCGGCGCGCATCTATGCGGCGTTCGGCTCGAAGGAGCAGCTGTTCCGCGAAGCCGTGGAATTGTATGAAACGGGCGAAGGTGCGTTTGCCGTGCACGCGCTGGCGGCCAGCCTGAATGTGCGCGACGCCGTGGCGCGCATGCTGGAAGAAGCCGTGCTGCTGTACACGCGCAGCGGCCAGCCGCAAGGCTGCATGGTGGTCACGGCCGCCACGAACACGAGCGCGGACAACGCGGGCATCGCCGACTGGCTGGCGCAGCACCGCCGCGCGCGCACGCAAGCCGTCATCGAGCGTTTGCGCGCGGCGCAGCTGGCGGGAGAATTGAAAGAGGAGGCGGACGTGCAGGCGCTGGGCGACTATTATGCGGCCTTGCTGCATGGCCTGTCGGTGCAGGCGCGCGACGGCATTCCGGCCGAACGGCTGCTGGCGCTGATTCAACCGGCGCTGGCGCCGTTGGCGCTGGAAATGAAAAATTAA
- a CDS encoding NYN domain-containing protein: MASSPENLSMAVFCDFENVALGVRDANYEKFDIKPILERLLLKGSIVVKKAYCDWDRYKSFKGTMHEANFELIEIPHVRQSGKNSADIRLVVDALDLCYTKAHVNTFVIISGDSDFSPLVSKLRENAKQVIGVGVKQSTSDLLVANCDEFIFYDDLVRESRRTAAKRDARETPAAKRSPDEEVRRKEKYESRKTEAIEMAVATFDALVSERGDSGKIWASMLKEAIKRRKPDFSESYYGFRTFGNLLEEAQTRGLLEFGRDEKSGAYVYRSSGLVPFAAPVNGEVASVAIVTGESGVAAEEGNQRDGGSRRDSRRNGRGGRKQNEQRRGESAPQAFVPVADAETDVVEPYAPAPQPEVQHEVAEAAAEVVAEEGNVKRGSRRNGRGGRKNGDGAREARAEVVEVEVAPVVEAMPEPVPEPVVEAKPKAKPRTPAHKAAAAKKPAKKAAEAVVEAAPVIEPAPVEVAVVAEDKPAKAPRKTPARRPARKKAEAA, translated from the coding sequence ATGGCGTCATCCCCAGAAAACCTCAGCATGGCCGTGTTTTGCGACTTCGAGAACGTCGCGCTCGGCGTGCGAGATGCAAATTACGAAAAATTCGATATCAAGCCCATCCTCGAACGCTTGCTGCTCAAGGGCAGCATCGTTGTCAAGAAGGCATATTGCGACTGGGACCGCTATAAAAGTTTCAAGGGCACCATGCATGAGGCGAACTTCGAACTGATCGAAATTCCCCACGTACGCCAGTCCGGCAAGAATTCGGCCGACATCCGCCTCGTGGTCGATGCGCTGGACTTGTGCTACACCAAGGCCCACGTCAACACCTTCGTCATCATCAGCGGCGATTCCGACTTTTCGCCGCTGGTGTCGAAACTGCGCGAAAACGCCAAGCAGGTGATCGGCGTGGGCGTCAAGCAGTCGACCTCCGACCTGCTGGTGGCCAACTGCGACGAATTCATTTTCTACGATGACCTGGTGCGCGAAAGCCGCCGTACGGCCGCCAAGCGCGATGCGCGCGAAACCCCGGCCGCCAAGCGTTCGCCGGACGAAGAAGTGCGCCGCAAGGAAAAATATGAGTCGCGCAAGACGGAAGCGATCGAGATGGCCGTTGCCACCTTCGATGCGCTGGTGTCCGAACGTGGCGACAGCGGCAAGATCTGGGCCTCGATGCTGAAAGAAGCGATCAAGCGCCGCAAGCCCGACTTCAGCGAGTCGTACTATGGTTTCCGCACCTTCGGCAACCTGCTGGAAGAAGCGCAGACGCGCGGCTTGCTGGAATTTGGCCGCGATGAAAAATCGGGCGCCTACGTCTACCGCAGCAGCGGCCTGGTGCCTTTCGCCGCGCCAGTAAATGGCGAAGTCGCCAGCGTAGCCATCGTCACCGGCGAGTCCGGCGTGGCGGCGGAAGAGGGCAATCAGCGCGATGGTGGCAGCCGCCGCGATTCGCGCCGCAATGGCCGTGGCGGCCGCAAACAGAACGAGCAGCGCCGCGGCGAGTCCGCGCCACAGGCTTTCGTGCCGGTGGCCGACGCGGAAACAGACGTCGTCGAGCCGTACGCGCCGGCGCCGCAGCCGGAGGTACAGCACGAGGTAGCCGAAGCCGCCGCCGAGGTGGTGGCTGAAGAAGGCAACGTCAAGCGCGGTTCGCGCCGCAATGGCCGCGGCGGCCGCAAGAATGGCGATGGCGCCCGCGAAGCGCGCGCCGAAGTCGTCGAAGTCGAGGTGGCGCCGGTTGTCGAAGCCATGCCTGAACCTGTACCTGAGCCGGTAGTGGAAGCGAAGCCGAAGGCCAAGCCGCGCACGCCGGCCCACAAGGCGGCAGCGGCGAAGAAGCCGGCCAAGAAGGCGGCTGAGGCGGTAGTGGAAGCTGCACCTGTGATTGAGCCTGCTCCGGTCGAAGTGGCTGTCGTGGCCGAAGACAAGCCAGCCAAGGCGCCGCGCAAAACGCCGGCACGCCGTCCTGCACGCAAGAAGGCGGAAGCGGCTTGA
- a CDS encoding sugar phosphate isomerase/epimerase family protein, whose amino-acid sequence MKTIQGPSLHLAQFAADTAPFNTLPAIAEWAAGMGFKALQIPAWDARLFDVAQAAHSQQYCDDLVAMLAGHGLVISELTTHILGQLVAVHPAYDALCDSFAPEHLHGQPEARTAWAIEQVKLAAMASKRLGLTDMGTFSGSFAWPYLFPFPQRPPGLIETAFDELARRWLPILDVCEEQGVNLCYEIHPSEDLHDGISFEMFYERVGRHPRCKMLFDPSHFVLQQLNYLEFIDIYKDHIRMFHVKDAEFNPTGRQGIYGGYQSWENRAGRFRSLGDGQVDFKAIFSKMAQNDYAGWATLEWECCLKDQEVGAREGVAFINAHIIPVTDKIFDDFAGAPVSAEQIHTLLGIQHN is encoded by the coding sequence ATGAAAACCATCCAAGGACCGAGCCTGCACCTGGCACAATTCGCCGCCGACACGGCGCCCTTCAACACCCTGCCCGCCATCGCCGAGTGGGCGGCCGGCATGGGCTTCAAGGCCCTGCAGATTCCCGCCTGGGATGCGCGCCTGTTCGACGTGGCGCAGGCCGCGCACAGCCAGCAGTATTGCGACGATCTGGTCGCCATGCTGGCGGGCCATGGCCTCGTCATCAGTGAACTGACGACGCACATCCTCGGCCAACTGGTGGCCGTGCACCCGGCCTACGACGCTCTGTGCGACAGCTTCGCGCCGGAACACCTGCACGGCCAGCCGGAAGCGCGCACGGCATGGGCCATCGAACAAGTCAAGCTGGCGGCCATGGCCTCGAAGCGCCTGGGCCTGACCGACATGGGCACGTTTTCTGGCTCGTTCGCCTGGCCATATTTATTCCCGTTCCCGCAGCGTCCGCCCGGCCTGATCGAGACGGCCTTCGACGAACTGGCGCGCCGCTGGCTGCCCATCCTCGACGTGTGCGAGGAACAAGGCGTCAACCTGTGCTACGAAATCCACCCCAGCGAAGACCTGCATGACGGCATCAGCTTCGAAATGTTCTACGAGCGCGTGGGCCGCCATCCGCGCTGCAAGATGCTGTTCGACCCCAGCCACTTCGTGCTGCAGCAGCTGAACTACCTGGAATTCATCGACATCTACAAGGACCATATCCGCATGTTCCATGTGAAAGATGCAGAGTTCAATCCGACGGGGCGGCAAGGCATTTACGGCGGCTACCAGTCGTGGGAAAACCGCGCCGGGCGTTTCCGTTCGCTCGGCGATGGCCAGGTCGACTTCAAGGCCATCTTCTCGAAGATGGCGCAGAACGACTACGCGGGCTGGGCCACCCTGGAGTGGGAGTGCTGCCTGAAGGACCAGGAGGTGGGCGCGCGCGAAGGCGTGGCCTTCATCAATGCCCACATCATTCCCGTCACGGACAAGATCTTCGACGACTTCGCCGGCGCCCCCGTCAGCGCAGAGCAGATCCATACTCTGCTGGGCATCCAGCACAACTAA
- a CDS encoding alpha/beta fold hydrolase, with product MNDFIHDYVRIDGQRLHCVIAGEGKPVLLIPGWPQTWYAWRHVMAALAANGYQAVAIDPPGSGHSDRPAGGYDTGAVATTLHRAMLALGHAQYDVVGHDIGMWVGYALASDFPQAVTKLALTEAVIPGLAPAPPIFVAPSDNIFLWHFMFNQVLDLPEMLTAGKEREYIRFIFDRWSYRRDKVAVDVYADAYATPGALRAGFAYYRAIPETIKQNLERAKKSLAMPVLAIGADHATNDAPLLTMQGKADNLQGAIVAECGHFIMEEQPEAFIAHLLPFLAGEKSGNNA from the coding sequence ATGAACGACTTCATTCACGACTACGTCCGCATCGACGGCCAGCGCCTGCATTGCGTCATCGCTGGCGAAGGCAAACCCGTGCTGCTGATCCCCGGCTGGCCGCAAACCTGGTATGCGTGGCGCCACGTGATGGCGGCGCTGGCCGCCAACGGCTACCAGGCCGTCGCCATCGACCCGCCCGGCAGCGGCCACTCCGACCGACCGGCCGGCGGCTACGACACGGGCGCCGTGGCAACTACCCTGCACCGCGCCATGCTGGCCCTGGGCCACGCGCAGTACGACGTGGTCGGCCACGACATCGGCATGTGGGTCGGCTATGCGCTGGCCAGCGATTTCCCGCAGGCCGTGACGAAACTGGCGCTGACGGAAGCCGTCATTCCCGGCCTGGCGCCGGCGCCGCCCATTTTTGTCGCGCCGTCCGACAATATCTTCCTGTGGCACTTCATGTTCAATCAGGTGCTGGACTTGCCGGAAATGCTCACGGCGGGCAAGGAACGCGAGTACATCCGCTTCATCTTCGACCGCTGGTCGTACCGCCGCGACAAGGTGGCCGTCGACGTGTATGCGGACGCCTACGCCACGCCAGGCGCCCTGCGCGCCGGCTTCGCCTACTACCGGGCCATTCCCGAAACCATCAAGCAAAACCTCGAGCGGGCGAAAAAGAGCCTGGCCATGCCGGTGCTGGCCATCGGCGCCGACCATGCGACAAACGACGCGCCCCTGCTGACCATGCAGGGCAAGGCGGACAATTTGCAAGGCGCCATCGTCGCCGAATGCGGCCACTTCATCATGGAAGAACAGCCGGAGGCGTTCATCGCCCATCTGCTGCCGTTCCTGGCCGGAGAAAAGTCAGGAAACAACGCATGA